From the Bradyrhizobium ontarionense genome, the window CCCTTCGTCGGCACCTTGTTGAACGGCACGTCCTTGTCGACCCGGATGTCACCGGGCAGGCCGAGCACGCGCTCGGCGATGATGTTGCGCAGGATCTCGTCGGTACCGCCGGCAATGCGCATCGAGGGCGAGGTCAACAACATCTGCTGGAACTGGCCCTGACTCACCTCCTCGTCGGCACCGGCAAGGACGCCGGCACCGCCTTCGAGATCCATCGCATAGGTCGCGATGTCCTGCAGCATAGTGCCGGCGACGAGCTTGCCGATCGAGTTTTCCGGTCCCGGACGCTCGCCCTTGGACAGCGCCGAGATCGCACGATAGCTCGTGTATTTGAGTCCGCTCGCCTTCACCGCCCATGATGCGAGCTTCGAGCGCGTCGCCCGATCGTCGATCGCAAGCCCGTTCTCGGTCATCAGGTTGGCGCAGAACTCGAACATCTCCGGAAAGCCGGTGGCGAGCCGCGCGCCGATCGACATGCGCTCGTTCATCAAGGTCGTCAGCGACACGTTCCAGCCGTCGCCGACCGCGCCGAGGCGTTGGGACTCTGGAATCACCACGTCGGTGAAATAGACCTCGTTGAACTCCTGCATGCCGTTGGCCTGCCTGATCGGGCGGACCTCGACCCCCTTGCTCTTCATGTCCAGGAAGAACATCGTCAGCCCCTTGTGCTTGGGCACGTTGGGATCGGTGCGCGTGATCAAGAGGCCGTAGTCCGAGTAATGCGCGCCCGACGTCCAGATCTTCTGGCCGTTGATGACCCATTCGCCGCCGCGCCTCTCGGCGCGAGTGCGCAGGCCGGCAACGTCGGAGCCGCCGGCGGGCTCGGAGAACAGCTGACACCAGATCTCCTCGCCGGAGGCGAGCTTGGGCAGATAGCGCCGCTTGTGCGCCTCGCTGCCATAGGCCATCACGGTCGGCCCGCACATGCCCTCGCCGATCTGGAACGGCTGCGTCAGCTTGCCATAGACGCCCTCCTCCTGCTGCCAGATCACCCGCTCGATCGGCGTGGCGCCGCGGCCGCCATACTCCTTCGGCCAGTGCAGGCAGGCCCAGCCGGCGCCGGACTTCTTCTTCTGCCAGGCCTTGCCGACCTCGACGATGTCGGCATGCTTGAGCCGGATACGCCCGAGCGAGGAGCTCGCCAGCTCCGCCTCCAGCTCCTTCGGCGCATGGGCCGCGACCCAGGCGCGCGCGGTCTGGCGAAAGGCGGCTTCCTGCGGGGTGTCGTCGAAGTTCATGGTCAACCTCAATTTAGTGGCAAAGATCGAGAGGCAATCTCCGCGTCATTGCGAGCGAAGCGAAGCAATCCAGGAGCCGCACGCAAAGAGCTGGATTGCTTCGTCGCCTTCGGCTCCTCGCAATGACGATAACTACGCGCGTCCCTTCGTCGGCACCTGATTGAACGGCACGTCCTTGTCGACTCTGACATCGCCGGGCAGGCCGAGCACGCGTTCGGCGATGATGTTGCGCATGATCTCGTCGGTGCCGCCTTCGACGCGGGTGCCCGGCGCACGCAGCAACATCGCCTGGAATTTGCCGGCAAGCTCGGCCTCCGGGCCGCTCAGCACACCTGCCGCGCCCTGCAGATCGAGCGCGTAAGCTGCGACGTCCTGGATCATCGGCGCGGCGACCAGTTTGCCGATCGAGTTCTCGGGTCCCGGCCGCTCGCCCTTCGACAGCGCCGAGATGGCGCGCAGGCTGGTGTATTTGAGCCCGCTCGCTCTGACCGCCCAATGTGCGAGCTTCGAGCGCACATTGCGGTCCTCGATCGCGGGACGATCGTCCAGCATCAGGTTGGAGCAGAACGCGAACAGCTCCGGAACGCCCGTGGCGACGCCGGCGCCAATCGACATGCGCTCGTTCATCAAGGTGGTGAGCGCGACGTTCCAGCCGTCATTGACGGCGCCCAGCCGCTGCGAATCCGGAATCACCACGTCAGTGAAGTAGACCTCGTTGAAGTCCGAATGACCGCTCGCCTGCTTGATCGGACGCACCTCGACACCCGGGCTCTTCATGTCCAGGAAGAACATGGTGAGCCCCTTATGCTTCGGGACGGTCGGATCGGTGCGCGTCAGCAGGATGCCGTAGTCGGAATAATGCGCGCCCGAGGTCCAGATCTTCTGGCCGTTGATCACCCATTCGTCGCCGCGCTTCTCGGCACGGGTGCGCAAGCCGGCCACGTCGGAGCCGCCCGCTGGCTCGGAGAACAGCTGGCACCAGACCTTCTCGCCCGAGGCGAGCGGCGGCAGATACTGCCGCTTATGCTCCTCCGAGGCGTAGGCCATCATGGTCGGACCGCACATGCCGTGGCCGATGATGAACAGACCGGAGAGCTTGCCGAATGGCCCCTCCTCCTGCTGCCAGATCACGCGCTCGATCGGCGAGGCGCCGCGACCGCCATAGTCCTTTGGCCAGTGCAGGCAGGCCCAGCCGGCGTCCGCCTTCTTCTTCTGCCAGGCCTTGGCGACGTCGAGGATGTCGGCGTTCTTCAGCGCGATGCGGCCGAGCGAGGACGCGCGCAGCTCGTCCTCATACTGCTTCGGCGCGTTGGCGACGATCCAGGCGCGGGCCTCAGCGCGAAACACGGCCTCCTGCGGAGTGTCATCGAAGTTCATCGGCAAGCCTCTGCTGTCGTAGGGTGGGCAAAGGCGCAACGCGCCGTGCCCACCAATCCAATCCTCGCCCGCAGTTGGTGGGCACACTTCGCTTTGCCACCCTACGGATTCTCGCGTTGACTCACGCCGCATTGCGCTTGCGCATGCGGTCGATCAGCTGGTCTTCCCAATAGGACAGGCTGCCGAGGCCGAGCGCGAGCGCATTGGCGCGACGGTAGTACATGTGGCAGTCGAACTCCCAGGTGAAGCCCATGCCGCCATGGACCTGGATGTTGTTCTTGGCGCAATGCTGATAGGCCTGCGTCGCGCTGATGCGCGCCGACGCCGCGGCCTCCGGCAACTCAGGCGCATTGGTCGAGAGCGCCCAGGCACCGTAGTAGCAATTGGAGCGCGCCAGCGTAGCAGAGACATACATGTCGGCGAGGATGTGCTTGACCGCCTGGAACGAGCCGATCGGCCGGCCGAAGGCGATACGATCCAGCGCGTAGTCACGGCCCATCTCCAGTGCGCGATCCGAGCCGCCGACCTGCTCGAACGCGGTCAGCACCGCGGCGCGGTCGAGCACCTCCGTGATGATGCTCCAGCCTTCGCCGGCGGCGCCCAGCGGCTCCGCCTTGCAGTTCGTGAAGGTGAGCTCGGCCTGGCCGCGCGTCGGATCGAGATTGGTCAGCGCCTTGGCCTCGATGCCGCCGGCCTTCACGTCGACCAGGAACAGCGAGATATCGCTGTCGCGGCCGGTCGAGGCGGTGCGCGCGGCGACGATGATGAGATCAGCGATGGCGCCGTCGGCGACCGGCTTCTTGACGCCGTTGAGCACGCCGTTGACGGCTTCCAGCTTGATCGCCTTCGGCGACGGATTGCCGGTACCCTCGAACAGCGCCAAAGTGCCGATCGCTTCGCCGCTCGCGATCTTCGGCAGCCAGGCTTGCTTCTGCGCGTCGCTGCCGGCCAGCATCAGGGCTTCCGCGGCGAGATAGACCGTGGACGAGAACGGCACCGGCGCCAGCGCGCGGCCGACCTCCTCGGCGATGACGCAGAGCTCGAGATGGCCAGCACCTGCGCCACCATACTCCTCCGGAATCGCGACGCCGAGAAAACCCATCTCGGCAAAGCCCTTCCACAGCGCGCGGTCATACGGCTCGTTGCCGTCGAGCACGACGCGCACCGCCTTGGGCGGGCACTTCTCGGCGAGGAATTTCCGCGCCTGATCCCGCAGCTGCTTCTGGTCGTCGGAGAAATCGAAGTTCATGGGATGTCACTCGCGTTGGAAATTCGAAGAAATGTCTCCGTCATTCCAGGGCGCGCGGAGCGCGAGCCCGGAATCCATACGCCCGATCGGGGTTATGGATTCCGGGCCTGCGTGCTTCGCACGCATCCCGGAATGACGAGTGGAGAGAGTGGGGCATCATCACAGCACGATCACCTCGCTGTCCGGCTCGGCCGCGTAGAGCCGCGCGACCAGCGCAGCGCGGCGCTCGAGTCCGGCGCGCTGGTTGATGTAGCCCTTGTCGGTCAGCTCGTGGCCGTCGATCGAGGGCGGCTCGACCATCAGCATCGCGCGGCCGATTCGTCGGCTGGTCGCGCCCTCGCACTCTTTGTTGTGCGCCTCGAGACCGCGGCGGACGCAGTCGATCACGGCAGGATGTTTGACGACATCCTCGAACGTCGCTTGGGGATTGCCGACCAGCTGGCGGCAGGCGTGCAGATTGGGCCATGCCAGCAGGCCGACATAATCGCGGTCCTGCCCGGTCACCAGCGCATCGTGAATCGCCGGCGTCGCAGCCGCGATGGCATCGGTGCGCAGCGAGCCGACATGCACGAAGGTGCCGGTGGTCAGCTTGAAGTCCTCGACCACGCGGCCCGCAAAGATGATGCCCTGGACCGGATCGGCGGGATCAACGAAGATCCCGGCATCGCCGATGCAGTAGAAGCCCTCCTCGTCGAAGGCCTTCTTCGTCAGCTCCGGCTGGCCGAAATAGCCGGGCATCACGTTGATGCCGCGCAGGCGCAGCTCATATTTGTCGCCTGTCGGCACCATCTTCAATTCGACGCCCGGAAATGGCAGGCCGATCAGGCCGACACGCTCCGTATTCCAATAGGTGCCGGTCGAGGTCGGCGCCGTCTCGGTCGAGCCCCAGCCGGTGTAGAACACGATGCGCTCGCCGGTCGTCTTCACTGCAAGCGCCTGCATCCGCTCGTAGAGATCGTCCGGCAGCCGCGCGCCGCCATAGGCCATGATGCCGAGATCCCTGAAGAAGCTGCGGCACAGCGCGTCGTCCTTCTCCATGGCGGCAGCCAGCGCGGCATATCCCGCAGGAACGTTGGCGTAGTAGGTCGGCGACACCTCGCGCAGGTTCCGGATCGTCTCCTCGAACATGCCCGGCATCGGCCGGCCATCGTCGATGTAGAGCGTGCCGCCCTCGATCAGCAGCGGATTGAACAGCGCATTGCCGCCCATGGTGTGGTTCCACGGCATCCAGTCGAGCACCGTGGAAATCGGTGCATCCGGCCCCCGCGGCCGCGTCTGCATCATCATCGCCGCATTGGCGCACATCATCGCTTGCGTGTTGATGACGGCCTTGGGCATGCCGGTCGAGCCGGAGGTGAACAGCAGCTTGCCGACCGTCTCCGGCGTGATCCGCGCGATCGACGCCTCGACCTCGCTGGTCACGGGCGTCGCGGCGAGATCGGCGAAGCTGGTGCTCGCGATGCCCTCGCACGGACGCGCGACGTGGATCACGGTGACGCCGTCGAGATCGAGCGCCTGCAGCGCCTTCTCGAAGGTCGGACCGTCCTGCACCATGACGACGGCGGGCTTCACCAGCCCGAACAGATATTTGAGCTTGAGGTGATCGTGGCTCATCAGCGAATAGGCCGGCGACACGGGCGCCGCCGGCAGCCGCGCCTGCATCGCCGCCAGGGTGAGGAGCGCATGCTCGATCGAATTGCCGGAGAGGATCGCGACGGGGCGACCGCCGAGATCGAGATTGAGAAGCCCTTGCGTCAGCCCGTCGACGGTGCGTTTGGCCTCGGCATAGGACACCTTGCGCCATTGCCGCTCGGGACCGCTGCGTTGCGCGAGCCAGGTCCGCGTCGGCGCCTCCGTCGCCCATCGGGCGAGCGGCGCCGCGAGATGAGCCTCGAAGGCCTGCAGCGGAATGCGCGACTTGATAATGACGACGCCGTCATCGCGACGTTCGACGTCGATGTCACGCGCCAGCCAATTGACCTTGCGGAACGCTGGCTTCTCCAGCACCTTCGCGGCCGTCCCGTCCATTTTGCGTCTCCCGAAATATCGTCCTTTGCGGATCTTGATATTCAGCGATCTGTATAGACCGGCTTGCGCTTCTGGAGGAAGGCCTCAATGCCCTCCTTGAAATCTTCCGAGCGGCTGCACAGAACCTGGTTGCGATCTTCCATCGCGATGACGGCTTCGATCGACGACGCATCGACGCTCATGTTGAGACATTCCTTCGACAGTCGGAGGCCGACGGGTGAAGCCATCATCATCGCGTCGACATAGGGCGCGGCCGCGCTTTCGAGCGCATCCTCTTCGACGATCTCCGATACCAGGCCGACCATGAGCGCGCGTTCCGCGCCGATGAAGCGCCCGGTCAGAATCAACTCAGATGCGACGGAAACGCCAACGAGGCGCGGCAGAAAGTAGCTGGTGCCGATGTCGCAGCCTCCGAGACCGAGCTTGATGAAGGCGCAGTTCATGCGCGTCGAGCGCGTCGCGATGCGCATGTCGGCGGCGAGCGCCAGTGCAAAGCCGCCGCCGGCGGCCGCCCCCTGCACCAGCGCGATGATCGGCTGCGGACAGCGCCGCATCAGCATCACGATGTCGGCGATGCGGCGCTGCGAGTCGAGTGATTCGGTGACGGTCGGAGGATCGTTGCGACCGCCGCGTCGCTGCATCGCCGCCTTGAGGTCGAGGCCCGCGCAAAAATTCCTGCCCGCGCCCTTGAGCACGACGACGCGCGTCGTGCGGTTGCGCTGCAGGCTCTCGAAATAGCCGTTCAGCGCCTCGATCAGAGCGGAATCGAGTGCATTGAGGCTGTCCGGACGATTGAGCGTCACCCGGTCGACCCCGTTGTCATGTTCGATCAGCAGCGGTTGGGTCATCGCACGCTCCACCCTCACTGTCATCCCGGCGAAGCAGCACATCGTTGCCGCCGGCATTATTTGGCTCGCTGGTGCGTAGCGCTCGCTGCGACCTCGCCCCGCTTGCGGAGAGAGGTCGGATTGCATCGAAGATGCGATCCGGGTGAGGGGGTACAGGTCTCTCCACGGACACTTCCCGTGCGGATGCCCCTCACCCCGACCCTCTCCCCGTAAGAACGGGAGAGGGAGCGCACTGCGCCCAGGCTCTCTTACCTCTCCCCCTTACCGCGGCGCCATGCGGATGGCGCCGTCGAGGCGGATGGTCTCGCCGTTCAGCATCGGGTTCTCGACGATGTGGACGGCGAGGTTGCCATACTCCGAGGCATCGCCGAGGCGGGCCGGATGCGGCACCTGCGCCCCTAAGCTCTTGCGCGCCTCTTCGTTCAGGCCCATCAGCAGCGGCGTCAGGAACAGGCCGGGCGCGATGGTGTTGACGCGGATCTTCTGGCTGGCGAGATCGCGCGCCGCCGGCAAGGTGAGGCCGACCACGCCGCCCTTCGACGCCGAATAGGCAATCTGGCCGATCTGGCCCTCGAACGCGGCAACGCTCGCGGTGTTGATGGCGACGCCGCGCTCCTCGCCGATCGGCTCGGCGGTGACGAGGCGCTCGGCGAACAGCCGCAGCACGTTGAAGGTGCCGATCAGGTTGACGCTGATGATGCGCGCGAACTTGGCGAGCGGATAGACACCGTCCTTGCCGACGATGCGCTGCGAGCCGCCGATGCCGGCGCAGTTCACCAGCACGCGGGCGACGCCATGCGCGGCTTCCCCCTTGGCGATGCCGGCCTTGACCTGCTCCTCGTCTGTCACATCGGCATGAAGCGCAACGCCGTTGAGCTCGGCAGCGACCTTCTCCGCGTTCTCCTTGCTCTGATCGAGCACCGCGATCTTGGCGCCCTTCGCAGCCATCGCGCGCGCCGTGGCTGCACCGAGACCCGAGCCACCGCCGGTGATGAGAACGGCAACGTTGTTCAACTGCATGAATGTTCCTCCCTTGGTTCTTTGTTGTTGACGAGTAGCGAATAGGGAGTGGCGAATAGGGAAGAACGACACCTCACTCTTCGCACCTCCCTATTCGCCATTCGCCCCTTTCAATATCCCGCCGCAGATCAACGCCTCCATATGGGCGATGTACTGGCGGCAGACATCATCGGTGACCGGGCCGACGCCGATCGCGCGCGACATCGCGTGCCGGCCGAAGAACAGGTGATCACAGGCCCCGATCAGGCTGGTGTAGAACAGCACCGGATCGACGGCGCGAAACTCGCCTTTGGCGACCCCCTCGTCGAGCAGCCTGCGATGAAAATCCAACAGTGGCGCGACGAAGAATTTCGAGACCTCGTCGGCGGCCTCAGGACTGCTCTCGTGGAGCAGATAATGGATCAGCCGGTTCATGTAGGGAAACCGGTAATAGGCGCGGATGATGCCGTTGATGTGCAGCTTCAGCTTGGCAGTCGGCGCGATCGGCTGCGCCAGCAGGAATTCAAGGTTGGTCACTTCGGTCGCGGCATCGCGCGCCAAGAGCGCCAGCAGCAACCCGTCCTTGTTGCCGAAGTGATATTTGACCAGCGCGGCATTGGCGCCGGACTTCTGCGCAATGTCGCTCAGCGAAATCTCGATCGAGGACCTCGCGATCATCAGATCGCTGGCGGCGACCAAGAGCTTCTCCGCGGTGGCATTCCGCCCCACGGCAAGTTTCTCCGACGCGCTGTTCTGAAGCTGAGGTCCCACAAAGTATCTCGCGATTGATCCGGCCAGCTAAGCCGAAGCCAGAGTTGATCTCAAGAGTTAATTGATCGATTGACTAAGGCTCGTTCGAGCATTTAAATCGCCGCCAACCACGAATACCAAGTCTAGGGAGGACACGTCATGGCGGAAGCCTACATCGTCGCGGCTGCGCGCACGGCCGGCGGCCGTAAGGGAGGCCGACTGGCCGGCTGGCATCCGGCCGATCTCGCCGCGAAGGTGCTGGATGCGCTGGTCGAGCGCGCCGGCGCCGCACCGGACCAGGTCGAGGACGTGATCATGGGCTGCGTCATGCAGACCGGCGAGCAGTCCAACAACATCGCGCGCAATGCGGTGATGGCATCGAAGCTTCCGGAGAGCGTGCCGGGCACCTCGATCGACCGGCAGTGCGGCTCATCGCAGCAGGCGCTGCACTTCGCCGCGCAGGCGGTGATGTCGGGCGCGATGGACTGCGTGATCGCGGCCGGCGTGGAATCCATGACCCGGGTGCCGATGGGTCTGTCCTCCGCTCTTCCGGCGAAGAACGGTTTCGGGCACTACAAGAGCCCGAACATCGAGAGCCGCTATCCGAACATCCAGTTCAGCCAGTTCACCGGCGCGGAGATGATGGCGGAGAAATACGGTCTCTCCAAGGATGAGCTCGACGAATACGCCTATAACAGCCATCAGCGCGCGATTGCCGCTACGCAAGCAGGCCACTTCAAGGACGAGATCATCCCGCTCGAGATCACCCGTGCCGACGGCTCGACCGACACCCACCACATCGACGAAGGCATCCGCTTCGACGTCAGTCTCGACGGCATCAAGAGCGTCAAGCTGATTGCCGAGAACGGCAAGCTCACTGCGGCATCAGCGAGCCAGATCTGCGACGGCGCCTCGGGCGTGATGGTCGTCAACGAGCGCGGCCTGAAGTCGCTCGGCGTCAAGCCGCTGGCCCGCGTCCATCACATGACCATGATGGGCGGCGACCCCGTCATCATGCTGGAGGCGCCGCTGCCGGCGACGCAGCGCGCGCTGCAGAAGGCCGGCATGTCGATCGACGAGATCGACCTCTACGAGGTCAATGAAGCGTTCGCCTCGGTACCGACCGCGTGGCTGAAGACCATCGGCGCCGATCCGAACCGGCTCAACGTCAATGGCGGCGCGATCGCGCTCGGCCATCCGCTCGGTGGCTCCGGCACCAAGCTGATGACCACGCTGCTGCATGCGCTCAAGGCACGCAACAAGCGCTACGGCCTGCAGACCATGTGCGAAGGCGGCGGTATGGCGAATGTGACGATCGTCGAGCGACTGTAGCTCTCGCCCCCACACCGGTGTCGTCCCCGCGAACGCGGGGACCCATAACCACCGGGGCAAGTTTTGTGCGGGCTGTCGCCACAGCTCGCTCTGGCCACAGGCTCCTGTGGTTATGGGTCCCGGCGCAAGGCCGGGACGACACCTTTTCTCCGAATTGCTGGTGTGCCCCTCATGACCCACCCCTCCATCCACGCCCGCAGCCATCCCGACAAGATCGCCTACCAGATGGCCGGGACCGGCAAAGCCATCACCTATCGCGAACTCGACGAGCTCTCGAACCAGGGCGCCCAGTTGTTCCGTGCACTGGGGTTGAAAGCCGGCGACCACATCGCCTTCCTGATGGAAAACCGGCTCGCCTTCATGGAGATCGCCTGGGCGGCGCAGCGCTCCGGCCTCTACTACACCGCGATCAGCCGCTATCTCACCAAAGACGAGATCGCCTACATCATCAGGGATTGCGGCGCCAAGGTCTTCATAACCTCGCCGACATGCGCCGAGCAGGTGCGTGATCTCGCGACCGCCGCTGATGGTCCGCTGTTCTTCATGGTCGACGAGCCGGAGCCGGGCTTCCGCTCCTGGGACAAGGAGGCCGGCGCGCAGCCCAAGACGCCGATTGCCGACCAGGTCGCTGGCTACGACATGCTGTACTCGTCGGGCACGACGGGACGGCCGAAGGGCATCAAGAAGGATTTCGAGGGCAATCCGATCGAGCAGACCAGCCCACTCCTGCGCGTGCTCTGTGCCGACATGTGCGGCATGAATGCAGACAGCATCTATCTGTCGCCGGCGCCGCTCTATCATGCCGCGCCGCTGCGCTTCAACATGATGGTCACCGTGCTCGGCGGCACGTCGATCATCATGGAGCATTTCGACGCCGAGGAGTTCCTGAAGCTGGTCGAGACCTACCAGGTCACGCAGTCGCAGCTGGTGCCGACCATGTTCGTCCGCATGCTGAAGCTGCCCGAGGAGATCCGCAAGAGCTACGACGTCTCGACGCTCAAGGGCGCGATCCATGCCGCGGCGCCCTGCCCGGTCGACGTCAAGGCGAAGATGATCGAATGGTGGGGGCCGATCCTGATCGAGTACTATGCCGGCTCGGAAGGCAACGGCGTCACCGTCTGCACCTCGAAGCAATGGCTGGAGCATCGCGGCAGCGTCGGCCGCGCCGTGGTCGGCAAGATCAAGATCCTCGGCGAGAATGATCAGGAAATGCCGACCGGCGAGATCGGCTCGGTCTATTTCGCCGACGCGCCTGTGTTCTCCTATCACAACGATCCCGAGAAGACGAAGCGCGCCTACAATGACAAGGGCTGGTCGACGCTCGGCGATGTCGGCTATCTCGATGCCGACGGCTTTCTCTATCTGACCGACCGCAAGTCCTACATGATCATCTCCGGCGGGGTGAACATCTACCCGCAGGAAACCGAGGACGTCCTCATCACTCATCCCGATGTCGCCGATGTCGCCGTGTTCGGAGTGCCCAACGAGGAAATGGGCGAGGAGGTCAAGGCTGTCGTGCAGCCGCACGACATGGCGCGCGCCGGCAAGGATTTTGAGGAGCAATTGATCCTGTTCTGCCGCCAGCACCTGTCGCCGATCAAATGCCCGCGCTCGATCGATTTCGAACCGGAGCTGCCGCGCACGCCGACCGGCAAGCTGGTCAAGCGTCATCTGCGCGAGCGCTACTGGCCGAAGAAGGCGATGGCGTAGCTGATTGCTCTCCCTCTCCCCTTGCGGGAGAGGATGCCGAGCGAAGCGAGGCGGGTGAGGGGCATATAGCCGCGATCGCGTTTGTCGAGACAGACCCCTCACCCGGTTGCTCACTGACGCGCGAAACCGCCATCTCCCACCAGGGGAGGGTGACAAGGAACGCGCCACCATGTCCCAGCCCTTTCCGCCACTTCCCCTGCCGCCATCGATCCGCTCCCGCTTCGTCGACGGCATCAACGGCCTGCGCATGCACGTGCTCGAAGCCGGCTTCGAGACGCCCGGCCGCCCCTGCGTGCTTCTGCTGCATGGCTTTCCCGAGCTCGCCTACAGCTGGCGCAAGGTGATGCCGGCGCTGGCCGCCGCCGGTTATCACGTGCTCGCGCCAGACCAGCGCGGCTACGGCCGCACCACGGGGTGGAGCGCCGACTATGACGGCGATCTCGCGCCATTCCGCTTCACCAATCTGGTGCGCGATGCGCTCGGCGTGGTCTACGCGTTCGGCCATCGCCATGTCGCGGCTGTCATCGGCCACGACTTCGGCAGCCCGGTCGCGGCGTGGTGCGCGGTGATCCGGCCGGACGTCTTCCACGCGGTCGTGCTGATGAGCGCGCCGTTCGCGGGACCGCCCGCAGCACCGTTCGACATCGCCAACCATCCCCTCGCGCCGCAGGAGGATCCCCTGCATCGCGAGCTGGCCGCGCTGTCGCGGCCGCGCAAGCACTATCAAGGGTATTACGCGACGCGCGAGGCAAACGCGGACATGCAGCGCGCGCCGCAAGGCCTGCACGGTTTCCTGCGCGCCTACTATCATCACAAGAGCGCCGACTGGCCGGGCAACGCCCCGTATCCGCTGCGAGGCTGGAACGCGAGCGAGCTCGCCAAGCTGCCGACCTACTACGTGATGGACCTCGCCAAGACGATGGCGGAGACCGTTGCCGAGGAGATGCCGGACGCAGCCGCGATCGCCGAGAACAGCTGGCTGCCGGACCATGAGCTTGCGGTCTATGCCGGCGAATATGAACGGACCGGCTTCCAGGGCGGCCTGCAATGGTATCGCTGCGGCACATCGGGCCTGTTCGACGCTGAATTGCAGATTTGGTCCGATCGCCGCATCGACGTTCCGTCTGCGTTCATCTCCGGTCTGCAAGACTGGGGCTTCTACCAACGGCCCGGCGTGTTCGAAGCGATGAAGTCCCGAATCTGCACCAATATTATCTTGTGCGAGCTGATCGATCGTGCCGGACATTGGGTGCAGCAAGAGCAACATGAACGAGTCAATCAGCTCCTGTTGAGATTCCTGAACAGATCGACAGCCTGATTTCCGACGCCGTTCTGCCTTATCAAACGAATCGAGGAACTTGCACTCGGGGTTGACGTTTCTGCATCCGGGCGATGCGCATCAGGAGATGATTTATGGATAAGAAGATCGCAGGCTTGTTGGGCGCGGTCGCCGCTGTCGGCGCGCTCGGTACGGCACAGGCTTCGGCGGCTCCGGCCCCGACCGAGGTCCTGAAGGCCACTTCCTACGCCGACCTTCTCGAACCGATCCCGAACGCCGCGAAGGTGCTGCAGGCGCTCGACGAGCAGGCTCAGCCGTCGGCCGAGCCGACGGTGCAGCTCGCACAGTTTTACCATCACCACCATCATCATCATCACCATCACCACGGCTACGGGCGCGGTTATGGCTACGGCTACGGCTACGGACCGCGCGTGTACGTGGTGCCGCCGCGCCGGTATTACCATCACCACCACCACCATCATCACCATCACTGGCGCTACGATCGCTATTGATCGCACTGCGATAGCGGTCTTCAGGGCGCCGGCCGCGAGGCCGGCGTCCTTCTCGTTTCGGCCCACGGCCATCACGATTTGCGCGCCTTCTCCTTGGCGGCGCGGTGCAGATGGCGATAGGTGCCGTCAAAGACCGTGTCGGTGTTCGAGACCCATTCGGTCTCCTTGCCCAGTGTCGGCCGGCTGGCATGGATGCGGCGCGAC encodes:
- a CDS encoding acyl-CoA synthetase produces the protein MTHPSIHARSHPDKIAYQMAGTGKAITYRELDELSNQGAQLFRALGLKAGDHIAFLMENRLAFMEIAWAAQRSGLYYTAISRYLTKDEIAYIIRDCGAKVFITSPTCAEQVRDLATAADGPLFFMVDEPEPGFRSWDKEAGAQPKTPIADQVAGYDMLYSSGTTGRPKGIKKDFEGNPIEQTSPLLRVLCADMCGMNADSIYLSPAPLYHAAPLRFNMMVTVLGGTSIIMEHFDAEEFLKLVETYQVTQSQLVPTMFVRMLKLPEEIRKSYDVSTLKGAIHAAAPCPVDVKAKMIEWWGPILIEYYAGSEGNGVTVCTSKQWLEHRGSVGRAVVGKIKILGENDQEMPTGEIGSVYFADAPVFSYHNDPEKTKRAYNDKGWSTLGDVGYLDADGFLYLTDRKSYMIISGGVNIYPQETEDVLITHPDVADVAVFGVPNEEMGEEVKAVVQPHDMARAGKDFEEQLILFCRQHLSPIKCPRSIDFEPELPRTPTGKLVKRHLRERYWPKKAMA
- a CDS encoding alpha/beta fold hydrolase; translated protein: MHVLEAGFETPGRPCVLLLHGFPELAYSWRKVMPALAAAGYHVLAPDQRGYGRTTGWSADYDGDLAPFRFTNLVRDALGVVYAFGHRHVAAVIGHDFGSPVAAWCAVIRPDVFHAVVLMSAPFAGPPAAPFDIANHPLAPQEDPLHRELAALSRPRKHYQGYYATREANADMQRAPQGLHGFLRAYYHHKSADWPGNAPYPLRGWNASELAKLPTYYVMDLAKTMAETVAEEMPDAAAIAENSWLPDHELAVYAGEYERTGFQGGLQWYRCGTSGLFDAELQIWSDRRIDVPSAFISGLQDWGFYQRPGVFEAMKSRICTNIILCELIDRAGHWVQQEQHERVNQLLLRFLNRSTA
- a CDS encoding SDR family NAD(P)-dependent oxidoreductase, translated to MQLNNVAVLITGGGSGLGAATARAMAAKGAKIAVLDQSKENAEKVAAELNGVALHADVTDEEQVKAGIAKGEAAHGVARVLVNCAGIGGSQRIVGKDGVYPLAKFARIISVNLIGTFNVLRLFAERLVTAEPIGEERGVAINTASVAAFEGQIGQIAYSASKGGVVGLTLPAARDLASQKIRVNTIAPGLFLTPLLMGLNEEARKSLGAQVPHPARLGDASEYGNLAVHIVENPMLNGETIRLDGAIRMAPR
- a CDS encoding TetR family transcriptional regulator produces the protein MGPQLQNSASEKLAVGRNATAEKLLVAASDLMIARSSIEISLSDIAQKSGANAALVKYHFGNKDGLLLALLARDAATEVTNLEFLLAQPIAPTAKLKLHINGIIRAYYRFPYMNRLIHYLLHESSPEAADEVSKFFVAPLLDFHRRLLDEGVAKGEFRAVDPVLFYTSLIGACDHLFFGRHAMSRAIGVGPVTDDVCRQYIAHMEALICGGILKGANGE
- a CDS encoding acetyl-CoA C-acetyltransferase; this translates as MAEAYIVAAARTAGGRKGGRLAGWHPADLAAKVLDALVERAGAAPDQVEDVIMGCVMQTGEQSNNIARNAVMASKLPESVPGTSIDRQCGSSQQALHFAAQAVMSGAMDCVIAAGVESMTRVPMGLSSALPAKNGFGHYKSPNIESRYPNIQFSQFTGAEMMAEKYGLSKDELDEYAYNSHQRAIAATQAGHFKDEIIPLEITRADGSTDTHHIDEGIRFDVSLDGIKSVKLIAENGKLTAASASQICDGASGVMVVNERGLKSLGVKPLARVHHMTMMGGDPVIMLEAPLPATQRALQKAGMSIDEIDLYEVNEAFASVPTAWLKTIGADPNRLNVNGGAIALGHPLGGSGTKLMTTLLHALKARNKRYGLQTMCEGGGMANVTIVERL